One window of the Salvia miltiorrhiza cultivar Shanhuang (shh) chromosome 6, IMPLAD_Smil_shh, whole genome shotgun sequence genome contains the following:
- the LOC130989072 gene encoding peptidyl-prolyl cis-trans isomerase CYP40-like isoform X2: protein MVNPRCFLDVSIGGELEGRMVVELYKDVVPKTVDNFRALCTGERGVGSVTGVPLHYKGSRFGRIIRGFMVQGGAISVENGVSGESIYGLTFEDENFELKHTRKGMLSMANNGPNSNESQFSILTTQAPHLDGKCVVFGKLIKGFGVLRAVEYTAVTEDYCPTADVVIVDCGEIPEGGDDGTVNFFKDGDLYPDSPMDLDVKPDTYSWVISAIESIKIIGNMHFKKQDFKMAIRKYRKAIKYQDLCWEMPDLDQEQSELLRKIKSQILTNSCMCKMKLGDLDGALLDADFAIRETKDNPKAFYRQGQVYMALNNIDAAVESFQKALELEPTDGCIKKELAIAKKKIADRNDLEKKAFSKMFQ from the exons ATGGTGAATCCGCGGTGCTTTTTGGATGTCAGCATCGGCGGAGAACTGGAGGGGAGAATGGTGGTGGAGTTGTACAAGGACGTGGTGCCGAAGACCGTCGATAATTTCAGAGCTCTCTGCACCGGAGAGAGAGGCGTCGGCTCCGTCACCGGCGTTCCTCTTCACTATAAG GGTTCACGCTTCGGTCGTATTATCAGAGGTTTTATGGTGCAAGGGGGTGCAATTTCTGTTGAAAATGGCGTGTCTGGTGAATCCATTTATGGACTGACATTTGAGGATGAAAATTTTGAGCTAAAACACACGAGGAAAGGGATGCTATCAATGGCCAATAATGGTCCAAATAGCAACGAGTCTCAATTTTCGATTCTAACGACCCAGGCCCCACACCTAGATGGGAAGTGTGTTGTCTTTGGCAAGTTGATAAAAGGATTTGGAGTGCTTCGTGCAGTAGAGTATACTGCAGTAACAGAAGATTACTGTCCAACTGCTGACGTTGTGATTGTGGACTGTGGAGAAATTCCTGAAGGAGGGGATGATGGGACGGTTAACTTCTTTAAAGATGGTGATTTGTACCCCGATTCGCCTATGGACCTTGATGTTAAACCTGACACTTATTCATGGGTAATTTCTGCTATAGAATCTATCAAAATCATTGGGAATATGCATTTCAAG AAACAAGACTTCAAGATGGCTATAAGAAAGTATCGTAAGGCCATCAAATATCAGGATTTGTGCTGGGAGATGCCTGACCTTGATCAAG AACAGAGTGAACTACTGAGGAAAATAAAGTCTCAAATCCTTACAAATAGTTGT ATGTGTAAGATGAAGTTAGGTGATCTTGATGGGGCATTGCTAGATGCTGACTTTGCAATTCGTGAAACAAAAGATAATCCAAAAGCTTTTTACCGTCAAGGCCAG GTATATATGGCACTGAACAACATAGATGCAGCAGTTGAAAGTTTTCAAAAAGCGTTAGAATTGGAACCGACTGATG GTTGTATAAAGAAGGAGCTTGCTATTGCGAAGAAGAAG ATTGCTGATAGAAATGACCTGGAGAAAAAAGCTTTCTCAAAAATGTTTCAGTAA
- the LOC130989072 gene encoding peptidyl-prolyl cis-trans isomerase CYP40-like isoform X1: MVNPRCFLDVSIGGELEGRMVVELYKDVVPKTVDNFRALCTGERGVGSVTGVPLHYKGSRFGRIIRGFMVQGGAISVENGVSGESIYGLTFEDENFELKHTRKGMLSMANNGPNSNESQFSILTTQAPHLDGKCVVFGKLIKGFGVLRAVEYTAVTEDYCPTADVVIVDCGEIPEGGDDGTVNFFKDGDLYPDSPMDLDVKPDTYSWVISAIESIKIIGNMHFKKQDFKMAIRKYRKAIKYQDLCWEMPDLDQEQSELLRKIKSQILTNSCMCKMKLGDLDGALLDADFAIRETKDNPKAFYRQGQVYMALNNIDAAVESFQKALELEPTDGKEQLLWKRGPIPLFMEQYFLLFCIAGITFTIQICVLNNRPRDCKCNFVAKYILQKVMV; the protein is encoded by the exons ATGGTGAATCCGCGGTGCTTTTTGGATGTCAGCATCGGCGGAGAACTGGAGGGGAGAATGGTGGTGGAGTTGTACAAGGACGTGGTGCCGAAGACCGTCGATAATTTCAGAGCTCTCTGCACCGGAGAGAGAGGCGTCGGCTCCGTCACCGGCGTTCCTCTTCACTATAAG GGTTCACGCTTCGGTCGTATTATCAGAGGTTTTATGGTGCAAGGGGGTGCAATTTCTGTTGAAAATGGCGTGTCTGGTGAATCCATTTATGGACTGACATTTGAGGATGAAAATTTTGAGCTAAAACACACGAGGAAAGGGATGCTATCAATGGCCAATAATGGTCCAAATAGCAACGAGTCTCAATTTTCGATTCTAACGACCCAGGCCCCACACCTAGATGGGAAGTGTGTTGTCTTTGGCAAGTTGATAAAAGGATTTGGAGTGCTTCGTGCAGTAGAGTATACTGCAGTAACAGAAGATTACTGTCCAACTGCTGACGTTGTGATTGTGGACTGTGGAGAAATTCCTGAAGGAGGGGATGATGGGACGGTTAACTTCTTTAAAGATGGTGATTTGTACCCCGATTCGCCTATGGACCTTGATGTTAAACCTGACACTTATTCATGGGTAATTTCTGCTATAGAATCTATCAAAATCATTGGGAATATGCATTTCAAG AAACAAGACTTCAAGATGGCTATAAGAAAGTATCGTAAGGCCATCAAATATCAGGATTTGTGCTGGGAGATGCCTGACCTTGATCAAG AACAGAGTGAACTACTGAGGAAAATAAAGTCTCAAATCCTTACAAATAGTTGT ATGTGTAAGATGAAGTTAGGTGATCTTGATGGGGCATTGCTAGATGCTGACTTTGCAATTCGTGAAACAAAAGATAATCCAAAAGCTTTTTACCGTCAAGGCCAG GTATATATGGCACTGAACAACATAGATGCAGCAGTTGAAAGTTTTCAAAAAGCGTTAGAATTGGAACCGACTGATGGTAAAGAGCAATTGTTGTGGAAAAGAGGACCTATTCCTCTTTTTATGGAACAATACTTTCTGCTTTTCTGCATTGCTGGCATAACTTTTACCATTCAAATTTGTGTACTTAACAACAGACCTCGAGattgcaaatgtaattttgtagctaaatatattttacaaaAAGTGATGGTATGA